DNA sequence from the bacterium genome:
TGCGGGTGGAGAGCGCCTTCATCATACAGAACCCCGCGAACCCCAGGGGCGTTATGGCGGCCTCGGTCCCGCCCGCGATCATTACGTCGGCGTCGCCCCGCTCGATTACGCGGTACGCGTCGCCGATGCAGTGGGCCGCGGTGGCGCACGCCGTGACGACGCAGCTGTTGGGCCCTTTGGCGTTGAAATATATCGAGAGCTGGCCGGACGCCATATTGGAGATGAGCATCGGGATGAGGAGCGGCGTTACCCGTCGGGGCCCTTTGTCGAGCAGTATCGTATGCTGCTTCTCGATGACGCCGATGCCGCCGATGCCGGAGCCGACGATGACGCCGACGCGCGTAGCGTCGAGGTCGTCTCGGCCCACTTTAAGGCCGGCGTCGTCCATCGCCATTACCGTGCTGGCGAGCGCGTATTGGACGAAAGTGTCCATCCGCCGGAGGGCTTTGGGGTCTATGTACTCTTCGGGCTTGAAGTTCTTGACCTCGCAAGCCACCTGGCTCGAGAACCCGTCGGTGTCGAAATGGGTAACGCGCCCCGCGCCGCCTTTGCCGGCGACCAGGTTTTCCCAGTACTCCCCGGCGTTATTCCCGTTAGGCGCCACTACGCCTAAGCCGGTTATTAGGACCCGCCGTCCCGTCATAGTCGTTTCTCCTCGCGCGCTGTGGCGTAATAAACAGCGGTCGACGCCGCGGCCCGACCCGCCGGCCGGAAGACGCGGGAACGGCTGCGGCCGGCGGTGAACTCTCTTAAGGTCCGGCCTTTACCGCGGCGCCCGGTCCGGCTACTCGCCTTTCTTGTTGATTATATAGTCGACCGCTTGCTGTACGGTCGTTATCTTCTCCGCCTCTTCGTCCGGTATCTGAATGTCGAATTCCTCTTCCAACGCCATTACGAGTTCTACCGTGTCCAGCGAGTCGGCGCCCAGGTCCTCGATGAACGATGCTTCCGGCGTAACCTGCTCCGGCGTTACGCCCAACTGCTCGACGATGATCTCTTTGACTTTTCCGGCAACGTCCGCCATTTTCGGGTTTCCTCCTGCGATAAAGTATGATTATTACTGAAAGCCTTATATCCTGACTGTGCTCACATCATCATCCCGCCGTCGACGAAGATCAATTGGCCGGTGAGGTAGGCCGAGGCCTCCGACGCCAGGAACGCGACGACTTCCGCCACGTCCTGGGGCGCGCCGAACCGCCCCACCGGGATGAGCTTCTTATACTCCTCTTTGACCTCGTCGGCGAGGGAGGCCGTCATCTCGGTTTCGATGAAGCCCGGCGCCACGGCGTTGACGTTGACGCCCCGGCCGGCGAGCTCTTTGGCCACGGTTTTGGTCAACGCGATAAGGCCGCCCTTGGCCGCGGCGTAGTTCGCCTGCCCCGCGTTGCCCATCACGCCGATGACCGACGACATGTTGATTATCTTGCCCGAGCGTTGTTTGGCCATTATGCGGCCCGCCGCCCGGCAGAAGTAGAACGCGCCGTAGAGGTTGACTTTGAGGACGCGGTCGAAGTCGTCGTCGCTCATCCGTATCAGTAGGCCGTCGCGGGCGATGCCGGCGTTGTTAACCAGGATGTCGAGCGAGCCGAATTCTTTGGGAACTCCCGACGCGAAGCCGTTGACCGCCTCCGCGTCGGCGACGTCGACGACGTATCCCCGCGCCGGCACGTCGTATTCCTGCGCCAGCGCCGTCGCCGCCTCGTCGACCTCGTCGGCCAGGACGTCGCACAGCGCCAGCGAGGCGCCGCCCTTCGCCAGCCGCGCGGCTACGGCACGGCCTATCCCTCGCGCCGCGCCCGTCACCACCGCTACTTTGTTTTCGAATTCCGGCATAAGTCCGCCTCCCTTTTAATCCCCGTTCAGAGCGCGAATTCCCGGCACGCCTCGACGGCGGCGGCCAGGCTCGCCTCGTCGCCCACGTTGAAGACCCGGGCGTCGCGTTTTACTTTTTTAAACATCCCGGTCAGGACGCGGCCGTGGCCGAACTCGACGACGACGTCTACGTCCCCGGCCGTCATCCGCTCCAACGTCTCGCTCCACCGCACCGGCCGCGAGATCTGCTTATATAAGAGGTCCCTTATGACCTCCGGCTGGCCGGCCGCTTTTCCCGAAGCGTTGGCTATGAAAACCGCCGCCGGCGGTTGGACCATCACTTTCTTCAGCGCTTCCTTCATTCGCTCACCCGCGGCGGCGACGAGCGGCGAGTGGAACGCGCCCGAGACTTTCAACGGCACGAACTTGCCGCCCCGTTCCCCGGCGAGCTCACCCGCGCGCGCGACGCCCGGCTCGCTCCCCGACACGACCACTTGCCCCGGCGTGTTGTAGTTCGCCGGCACCACGACCCCCGCCGCCGAGGCTTCCTCGCAAATCTTCTCCACGGCCTCGTCGTCCAGGCCCATCACCGCGGCCATCGCCCCCGGCGTTCGGGCGCACGCGTCGGCGATGAATTGGCCGCGTTGGCAGACCAGCGACGCGGCGTCCTCGAGCGAAAGCGCGCCGGCGGCGTAGAGCGCGGTGTACTCGCCGAGGCTGTGGCCGGCGTAGAAGTCCGCGGCCCGCGGGCACCGTTCGCCGAAGAGGTCGAAGCAAGCGGCCGAAAGCGCGAAGATGGCCGGCTGCGCGTTCTCGGTCGCGACCAGCGTCTCCTCCGGGCCCTCGAGCGTTATGGCCTTGAGGTCGCGGCCCAGCGCCGCCGAGACCTTGCCGAAGTATTCGTCGAGCAACGGTTCGCGCTCGAACAGTTCGGCGCCCATGCCGACTTCGGCCGAACCTTGTCCCGGAAATAAGAATGCGATCGCCATAAAATCTATTTAAACGTTACTTAGAGAGCCGTGCTTTACGCCCCCGCGCCGCGCCGGCGCCTATTCCCATCGCACTAAATTCGCGGCCCACGTGAACCCGGCGCCGAAGGCGACGTTCAGCACGAGGTCGCCCGCTTTTACGCGCCCTTGCTCCACCGCTTCCGACAGCGCGATGGGGATGGAGGCCGCGGAGGTGTTGCCGTACTTGTCCAGGTTTACGAAGACCTTCTCGTGCGGGATTTTGAGCTTGTCGGCCACGACGCTCATGATGCGCCAGTTGGCCTGATGCGGTATGAGGAGGTCGACGTCTTCGCCGGTGTAGCCCGCCTCGTCGAGGACGTATTGCCCCGCCTCGACCATCGACCGCACGGCGTTTTTGAAGACCTCCCGCCCCGCCATCTTTATGTAGTGCAGCTTCGCGTCGAGCGATTCGTGGGTAGGCGGTTGGCGCGAGCCGCCGCCCGGCATCTCCAGCAAATACCCCAAGGAGCCGTCCGCTTTCATGTGGGTGGCGAGGATGCCGCCGTCGCCCCGCGCCGGCCCGAGCACCGCGGCGCCGGCGCCGTCGCCGAACAGGACGCACGTATTGCGGTCGGTGTAGTCCGTGAGCTTGCTAAGCGTCTCGACGCCGATGACCAGGATGTGTTCGTAGCGGCCGGTCTCGATGAACTGGCTCGCGATGTTGCAGCCGTAGATGAAGGCGGAACAGCCTACGGAGGTATCCAAGGCCGCGGCGTTCCTGGCGCCGATTTTATTCTGAACGACGCAGGCGGTGCTGGGGAAGAAGTAGTCGGGCGTAACGGTCCCCAGGAGGATGAGGTCCAATTCTTCCGGCGATACGCCCGCCGCCTCGAGCGCGTTCAGCGCCGCGGGGACGGCGAGGTCCGACGCCGCCTGGTCGTCGCTCGCGATGCGGCGCTCGCGGATGCCGGTACGCTCGATTATCCACTCGTCGGTGGTATCGACCATCTTCTCCAGGTCGAAGTTCGTCAACACTTTCTCGGGGGCGTACCGGCCCACGCCGAGGAAAGCGGCCCGGCGGCCTTTACCCGCCATCGGCGAACCTCCCGAGCTTGTCGGTTATCTTCTCGGTCGCGCCGAAGTGGACGTATTTCTCCGCTACCAGGATAGCGTTCATAATCGCTTTGGGCGACGACTTGCCGTGGCATATAATTACGCCGCCGTTGACGCCTAGAAGCGGCGCGCCGCCGTACTCGGCGTAGTCCCATCGCTTCTTGACGCGGCGCAGGGCCGCGCGCGAAAGGCCGGCGCCGATCCGTACCAGGAGGTCGCGCTTGACCTCGCTCCTGAGCCCCGAGAAGACGATGGCGGGCACCGATTCGGCGAATTTCAGCAAGACGTTGCCGGTAAAGCCGTCGCAAGCTACCACGTCGGCCTTGCCGTTAAGGATGTCGCCCCCCTCGACGTAGCCGATATAGTTCACGGGCGCTTGCGAGAGTAAGCGATGAGCTTCGAAAACCGCCTCCGAGCCTTTGGCGGCCTCTTCGCCGATGGAGAGCAGGCCGACGCGCGGCCGCTCGAGATCGAAGATGCACTGGGCGTAAACTTCGCCCATTATCGCGAACTGGTGCAGGTGGACGCCTTTGCAGAAGAGGTTGGCGCCGACGTCCAGCACGACGCAGTGGCCTTCCCGCGTTGGGAATAGCGCCGCGATGGCGGGCCGTCGCACGCCCCGCGCGCGACCTATGGCTATAAGGGATGCCATGGCCGCGGCGCCGGTGTTGCCCGCCGAGACGAAGGCTTCGCCCCGGCCTTCGCGTACGCAGATGGCCCCTACTCGTATGGAGGCGTCTTTTTTCTTGCGAAGGGCTTCGGCCGGTTTCTCGTCCATGCCTATTATCTCGGAAGCCGGCACGACTTCGATGCGGCCGCCCGGAACGGCGTATTTCCGCAGTTCCTTCGCGAGCCGCTTCGGGTCGCCCACCAACAATATCTCGAGGTCGGGAGACTCTTTAAGCGCCTTGACGCAGCCGGCGGCCTCGTTTGCCGGGGCCGCG
Encoded proteins:
- the fabF gene encoding beta-ketoacyl-ACP synthase II, whose protein sequence is MTGRRVLITGLGVVAPNGNNAGEYWENLVAGKGGAGRVTHFDTDGFSSQVACEVKNFKPEEYIDPKALRRMDTFVQYALASTVMAMDDAGLKVGRDDLDATRVGVIVGSGIGGIGVIEKQHTILLDKGPRRVTPLLIPMLISNMASGQLSIYFNAKGPNSCVVTACATAAHCIGDAYRVIERGDADVMIAGGTEAAITPLGFAGFCMMKALSTRNDDPEHASRPFDRERDGFVVGEGSGILILEEYDRAKKRGADIYAEIVGYGITADAYHITAPDPDGEGSARAMKMAIEHAGVNPEDIDYINAHGTSTPLNDVAETIAIKKAFGDHAYKIPISSTKSMTGHLLGAAGGIESVAAVLTIKNGVIHPTINYEYPDPECDLDYVPNEARQADVKVAITNSFAFGGQNATLAFKRV
- the acpP gene encoding acyl carrier protein: MADVAGKVKEIIVEQLGVTPEQVTPEASFIEDLGADSLDTVELVMALEEEFDIQIPDEEAEKITTVQQAVDYIINKKGE
- the fabG gene encoding 3-oxoacyl-[acyl-carrier-protein] reductase, which codes for MPEFENKVAVVTGAARGIGRAVAARLAKGGASLALCDVLADEVDEAATALAQEYDVPARGYVVDVADAEAVNGFASGVPKEFGSLDILVNNAGIARDGLLIRMSDDDFDRVLKVNLYGAFYFCRAAGRIMAKQRSGKIINMSSVIGVMGNAGQANYAAAKGGLIALTKTVAKELAGRGVNVNAVAPGFIETEMTASLADEVKEEYKKLIPVGRFGAPQDVAEVVAFLASEASAYLTGQLIFVDGGMMM
- the fabD gene encoding ACP S-malonyltransferase, whose translation is MAIAFLFPGQGSAEVGMGAELFEREPLLDEYFGKVSAALGRDLKAITLEGPEETLVATENAQPAIFALSAACFDLFGERCPRAADFYAGHSLGEYTALYAAGALSLEDAASLVCQRGQFIADACARTPGAMAAVMGLDDEAVEKICEEASAAGVVVPANYNTPGQVVVSGSEPGVARAGELAGERGGKFVPLKVSGAFHSPLVAAAGERMKEALKKVMVQPPAAVFIANASGKAAGQPEVIRDLLYKQISRPVRWSETLERMTAGDVDVVVEFGHGRVLTGMFKKVKRDARVFNVGDEASLAAAVEACREFAL
- a CDS encoding beta-ketoacyl-ACP synthase III; this translates as MAGKGRRAAFLGVGRYAPEKVLTNFDLEKMVDTTDEWIIERTGIRERRIASDDQAASDLAVPAALNALEAAGVSPEELDLILLGTVTPDYFFPSTACVVQNKIGARNAAALDTSVGCSAFIYGCNIASQFIETGRYEHILVIGVETLSKLTDYTDRNTCVLFGDGAGAAVLGPARGDGGILATHMKADGSLGYLLEMPGGGSRQPPTHESLDAKLHYIKMAGREVFKNAVRSMVEAGQYVLDEAGYTGEDVDLLIPHQANWRIMSVVADKLKIPHEKVFVNLDKYGNTSAASIPIALSEAVEQGRVKAGDLVLNVAFGAGFTWAANLVRWE
- the plsX gene encoding phosphate acyltransferase PlsX; its protein translation is MKIVVDGMGSDAAPANEAAGCVKALKESPDLEILLVGDPKRLAKELRKYAVPGGRIEVVPASEIIGMDEKPAEALRKKKDASIRVGAICVREGRGEAFVSAGNTGAAAMASLIAIGRARGVRRPAIAALFPTREGHCVVLDVGANLFCKGVHLHQFAIMGEVYAQCIFDLERPRVGLLSIGEEAAKGSEAVFEAHRLLSQAPVNYIGYVEGGDILNGKADVVACDGFTGNVLLKFAESVPAIVFSGLRSEVKRDLLVRIGAGLSRAALRRVKKRWDYAEYGGAPLLGVNGGVIICHGKSSPKAIMNAILVAEKYVHFGATEKITDKLGRFADGG